A single Phragmites australis chromosome 4, lpPhrAust1.1, whole genome shotgun sequence DNA region contains:
- the LOC133915100 gene encoding GDP-mannose transporter GONST1-like isoform X2, with amino-acid sequence MASSGVAGAVTMSVEFRSECDDIEEAKSPNNTSVAAVAVKNADASVYKIIHGYLKQKNTSIIRVATNVARKAASNKYTTNLTHRSVISLFVLDSWGKRKMNRLLCVLSRLSRKTSDVFDSLLQQQQSKWGNKTGPLLSGISYCIASCSMILLNKVVLSSYNFSAGISLMLYQNLISVVILLALELFRVISTEKLTWKLIKVWIPVNLIFIGMLVSGMYSLRYINVAMVTILKNMTNIITAIGEVYIFKKGQNKKVWAALCLMIVSAVCGGITDISFHLVGYTWQILNCFLTAGYSLTLRRLMDTAKQSTKSGSLNEVSMVLLNNAISIPFALILIVVFNEWEYVYQAEVIREPMFWVVATASGLLGLAISFSSVWFLHQTGPTTYSLVGSLNKIPISVAGILLFNVPVSVENFFSVVFGLFAGIFFAKAKMS; translated from the exons ATGGCTTCTTCTGGCGTTGCAGGTGCGGTGACCATGTCAGTGGAGTTCAGGTCCGAGTGCGATGACATCGAGGAGGCCAAGTCCCCCAACAACACAagcgtcgccgccgtcgccgtcaagAACGCCGACGCGTCGGTCTACAAGATCATCCACGGCTACCTGAAGCAGAAGAACACCTCCATCATCAGAGTCGCCACCAATGTTGCCAGGAAAGCGGCTTCGAACAAGTATACTACTAATTTAACACACCGCTCAGTAATCAGTTTGTTTGTGCTAGATTCATGGGGGAAGAGAAAAATGAACCGATTGCTTTGCGTGCTGTCCAGATTATCGAGGAAGACCTCTGATGTTTTCGACAGCTTacttcagcagcagcagagcaagTGGGGAAATAAAACTGGGCCTTTACTCTCGGGGATTTCTTACTGCATTGCTTCCTGCAGCATGATATTGCTCAACAAGGTTGTTCTCTCCAGCTACAATTTCAGTGCCGGCATATCACTGATGTTATATCAG AACCTTATATCTGTGGTCATTCTTCTGGCACTTGAGCTCTTCCGTGTAATTTCAACGGAAAAactcacatggaagttgattaAAGTCTGGATTCCGGTGAATCTTATTTTCATCGGGATGCTTGTGTCTGGAATGTACAG TTTGAGGTACATAAATGTTGCAATGGTGACGATATTAAAGAATATGACAAATATTATAACAGCCATAGGGGAGGTATACATTTTCAAGAAGGGTCAGAATAAAAAAGTTTGGGCTGCATTGTGTCTGATG ATTGTATCAGCTGTATGTGGGGGGATTACAGATATCTCTTTCCATCTAGTTGGTTACACGTGGCAAATTTTAAATTGCTTTCTAACAGCAGGCTACTCG CTTACACTGAGGCGCCTGATGGATACAGCTAAACAATCAACAAAATCCGGTTCCCTCAATGAAGTTTCTATGGTGTTACTTAACAATGCAATCTCAATTCCCTTCGCACTCATTTTGATTGTTGTCTTCAATGAGTGGGAATATGTTTATCAAGC TGAAGTTATTAGAGAGCCTATGTTCTGGGTTGTTGCAACAGCTAGTGGTTTGCTAGGCCTAGCGATCAGCTTCTCATCAGTGTGGTTTTTACATCAGACTGGTCCAACAACTTACAG CCTTGTTGGCTCTCTAAACAAGATACCGATTTCGGTTGCTGGTATCTTGCTATTCAACGTCCCCGTGAGTGTGGAAAACTTTTTCAGCGTAGTTTTCG GTCTTTTTGCTGGGATATTCTTTGCGAAGGCAAAAATGTCATAG
- the LOC133915100 gene encoding GDP-mannose transporter GONST1-like isoform X1 — MASSGVAGAVTMSVEFRSECDDIEEAKSPNNTSVAAVAVKNADASVYKIIHGYLKQKNTSIIRVATNVARKAASNKYTTNLTHRSVISLFVLDSWGKRKMNRLLCVLSRLSRKTSDVFDSLLQQQQSKWGNKTGPLLSGISYCIASCSMILLNKVVLSSYNFSAGISLMLYQNLISVVILLALELFRVISTEKLTWKLIKVWIPVNLIFIGMLVSGMYSLRYINVAMVTILKNMTNIITAIGEVYIFKKGQNKKVWAALCLMIVSAVCGGITDISFHLVGYTWQILNCFLTAGYSLTLRRLMDTAKQSTKSGSLNEVSMVLLNNAISIPFALILIVVFNEWEYVYQAEVIREPMFWVVATASGLLGLAISFSSVWFLHQTGPTTYSLVGSLNKIPISVAGILLFNVPVSVENFFSVVFGEHLFHLCFHVILTYA, encoded by the exons ATGGCTTCTTCTGGCGTTGCAGGTGCGGTGACCATGTCAGTGGAGTTCAGGTCCGAGTGCGATGACATCGAGGAGGCCAAGTCCCCCAACAACACAagcgtcgccgccgtcgccgtcaagAACGCCGACGCGTCGGTCTACAAGATCATCCACGGCTACCTGAAGCAGAAGAACACCTCCATCATCAGAGTCGCCACCAATGTTGCCAGGAAAGCGGCTTCGAACAAGTATACTACTAATTTAACACACCGCTCAGTAATCAGTTTGTTTGTGCTAGATTCATGGGGGAAGAGAAAAATGAACCGATTGCTTTGCGTGCTGTCCAGATTATCGAGGAAGACCTCTGATGTTTTCGACAGCTTacttcagcagcagcagagcaagTGGGGAAATAAAACTGGGCCTTTACTCTCGGGGATTTCTTACTGCATTGCTTCCTGCAGCATGATATTGCTCAACAAGGTTGTTCTCTCCAGCTACAATTTCAGTGCCGGCATATCACTGATGTTATATCAG AACCTTATATCTGTGGTCATTCTTCTGGCACTTGAGCTCTTCCGTGTAATTTCAACGGAAAAactcacatggaagttgattaAAGTCTGGATTCCGGTGAATCTTATTTTCATCGGGATGCTTGTGTCTGGAATGTACAG TTTGAGGTACATAAATGTTGCAATGGTGACGATATTAAAGAATATGACAAATATTATAACAGCCATAGGGGAGGTATACATTTTCAAGAAGGGTCAGAATAAAAAAGTTTGGGCTGCATTGTGTCTGATG ATTGTATCAGCTGTATGTGGGGGGATTACAGATATCTCTTTCCATCTAGTTGGTTACACGTGGCAAATTTTAAATTGCTTTCTAACAGCAGGCTACTCG CTTACACTGAGGCGCCTGATGGATACAGCTAAACAATCAACAAAATCCGGTTCCCTCAATGAAGTTTCTATGGTGTTACTTAACAATGCAATCTCAATTCCCTTCGCACTCATTTTGATTGTTGTCTTCAATGAGTGGGAATATGTTTATCAAGC TGAAGTTATTAGAGAGCCTATGTTCTGGGTTGTTGCAACAGCTAGTGGTTTGCTAGGCCTAGCGATCAGCTTCTCATCAGTGTGGTTTTTACATCAGACTGGTCCAACAACTTACAG CCTTGTTGGCTCTCTAAACAAGATACCGATTTCGGTTGCTGGTATCTTGCTATTCAACGTCCCCGTGAGTGTGGAAAACTTTTTCAGCGTAGTTTTCGGTGAGCATTTGTTTCATCTCTGCTTCCATGTTATCCTAACGTATGCATGA
- the LOC133915100 gene encoding GDP-mannose transporter GONST1-like isoform X3 yields MSVEFRSECDDIEEAKSPNNTSVAAVAVKNADASVYKIIHGYLKQKNTSIIRVATNVARKAASNKYTTNLTHRSVISLFVLDSWGKRKMNRLLCVLSRLSRKTSDVFDSLLQQQQSKWGNKTGPLLSGISYCIASCSMILLNKVVLSSYNFSAGISLMLYQNLISVVILLALELFRVISTEKLTWKLIKVWIPVNLIFIGMLVSGMYSLRYINVAMVTILKNMTNIITAIGEVYIFKKGQNKKVWAALCLMIVSAVCGGITDISFHLVGYTWQILNCFLTAGYSLTLRRLMDTAKQSTKSGSLNEVSMVLLNNAISIPFALILIVVFNEWEYVYQAEVIREPMFWVVATASGLLGLAISFSSVWFLHQTGPTTYSLVGSLNKIPISVAGILLFNVPVSVENFFSVVFGEHLFHLCFHVILTYA; encoded by the exons ATGTCAGTGGAGTTCAGGTCCGAGTGCGATGACATCGAGGAGGCCAAGTCCCCCAACAACACAagcgtcgccgccgtcgccgtcaagAACGCCGACGCGTCGGTCTACAAGATCATCCACGGCTACCTGAAGCAGAAGAACACCTCCATCATCAGAGTCGCCACCAATGTTGCCAGGAAAGCGGCTTCGAACAAGTATACTACTAATTTAACACACCGCTCAGTAATCAGTTTGTTTGTGCTAGATTCATGGGGGAAGAGAAAAATGAACCGATTGCTTTGCGTGCTGTCCAGATTATCGAGGAAGACCTCTGATGTTTTCGACAGCTTacttcagcagcagcagagcaagTGGGGAAATAAAACTGGGCCTTTACTCTCGGGGATTTCTTACTGCATTGCTTCCTGCAGCATGATATTGCTCAACAAGGTTGTTCTCTCCAGCTACAATTTCAGTGCCGGCATATCACTGATGTTATATCAG AACCTTATATCTGTGGTCATTCTTCTGGCACTTGAGCTCTTCCGTGTAATTTCAACGGAAAAactcacatggaagttgattaAAGTCTGGATTCCGGTGAATCTTATTTTCATCGGGATGCTTGTGTCTGGAATGTACAG TTTGAGGTACATAAATGTTGCAATGGTGACGATATTAAAGAATATGACAAATATTATAACAGCCATAGGGGAGGTATACATTTTCAAGAAGGGTCAGAATAAAAAAGTTTGGGCTGCATTGTGTCTGATG ATTGTATCAGCTGTATGTGGGGGGATTACAGATATCTCTTTCCATCTAGTTGGTTACACGTGGCAAATTTTAAATTGCTTTCTAACAGCAGGCTACTCG CTTACACTGAGGCGCCTGATGGATACAGCTAAACAATCAACAAAATCCGGTTCCCTCAATGAAGTTTCTATGGTGTTACTTAACAATGCAATCTCAATTCCCTTCGCACTCATTTTGATTGTTGTCTTCAATGAGTGGGAATATGTTTATCAAGC TGAAGTTATTAGAGAGCCTATGTTCTGGGTTGTTGCAACAGCTAGTGGTTTGCTAGGCCTAGCGATCAGCTTCTCATCAGTGTGGTTTTTACATCAGACTGGTCCAACAACTTACAG CCTTGTTGGCTCTCTAAACAAGATACCGATTTCGGTTGCTGGTATCTTGCTATTCAACGTCCCCGTGAGTGTGGAAAACTTTTTCAGCGTAGTTTTCGGTGAGCATTTGTTTCATCTCTGCTTCCATGTTATCCTAACGTATGCATGA
- the LOC133915100 gene encoding GDP-mannose transporter GONST1-like isoform X6 codes for MASSGVAGAVTMSVEFRSECDDIEEAKSPNNTSVAAVAVKNADASVYKIIHGYLKQKNTSIIRVATNVARKAASNKLSRKTSDVFDSLLQQQQSKWGNKTGPLLSGISYCIASCSMILLNKVVLSSYNFSAGISLMLYQNLISVVILLALELFRVISTEKLTWKLIKVWIPVNLIFIGMLVSGMYSLRYINVAMVTILKNMTNIITAIGEVYIFKKGQNKKVWAALCLMIVSAVCGGITDISFHLVGYTWQILNCFLTAGYSLTLRRLMDTAKQSTKSGSLNEVSMVLLNNAISIPFALILIVVFNEWEYVYQAEVIREPMFWVVATASGLLGLAISFSSVWFLHQTGPTTYSLVGSLNKIPISVAGILLFNVPVSVENFFSVVFGLFAGIFFAKAKMS; via the exons ATGGCTTCTTCTGGCGTTGCAGGTGCGGTGACCATGTCAGTGGAGTTCAGGTCCGAGTGCGATGACATCGAGGAGGCCAAGTCCCCCAACAACACAagcgtcgccgccgtcgccgtcaagAACGCCGACGCGTCGGTCTACAAGATCATCCACGGCTACCTGAAGCAGAAGAACACCTCCATCATCAGAGTCGCCACCAATGTTGCCAGGAAAGCGGCTTCGAACAA ATTATCGAGGAAGACCTCTGATGTTTTCGACAGCTTacttcagcagcagcagagcaagTGGGGAAATAAAACTGGGCCTTTACTCTCGGGGATTTCTTACTGCATTGCTTCCTGCAGCATGATATTGCTCAACAAGGTTGTTCTCTCCAGCTACAATTTCAGTGCCGGCATATCACTGATGTTATATCAG AACCTTATATCTGTGGTCATTCTTCTGGCACTTGAGCTCTTCCGTGTAATTTCAACGGAAAAactcacatggaagttgattaAAGTCTGGATTCCGGTGAATCTTATTTTCATCGGGATGCTTGTGTCTGGAATGTACAG TTTGAGGTACATAAATGTTGCAATGGTGACGATATTAAAGAATATGACAAATATTATAACAGCCATAGGGGAGGTATACATTTTCAAGAAGGGTCAGAATAAAAAAGTTTGGGCTGCATTGTGTCTGATG ATTGTATCAGCTGTATGTGGGGGGATTACAGATATCTCTTTCCATCTAGTTGGTTACACGTGGCAAATTTTAAATTGCTTTCTAACAGCAGGCTACTCG CTTACACTGAGGCGCCTGATGGATACAGCTAAACAATCAACAAAATCCGGTTCCCTCAATGAAGTTTCTATGGTGTTACTTAACAATGCAATCTCAATTCCCTTCGCACTCATTTTGATTGTTGTCTTCAATGAGTGGGAATATGTTTATCAAGC TGAAGTTATTAGAGAGCCTATGTTCTGGGTTGTTGCAACAGCTAGTGGTTTGCTAGGCCTAGCGATCAGCTTCTCATCAGTGTGGTTTTTACATCAGACTGGTCCAACAACTTACAG CCTTGTTGGCTCTCTAAACAAGATACCGATTTCGGTTGCTGGTATCTTGCTATTCAACGTCCCCGTGAGTGTGGAAAACTTTTTCAGCGTAGTTTTCG GTCTTTTTGCTGGGATATTCTTTGCGAAGGCAAAAATGTCATAG
- the LOC133915101 gene encoding uncharacterized protein LOC133915101, producing the protein MASLGFGSTVAAVAPASSSPGRGRRPRPMVALPAATRGGQAATKEEKSLADFIFGAIFKKDQLVETDPLLNKVDGAPSAGTTVSSRAKARGGTTAGARKAAGDDDGGSGGGFNLGGLFAKKG; encoded by the coding sequence ATGGCGTCACTGGGCTTTGGCAGCACGGTGGCGGCCGTGGCCCCGGCGTCCTCGTCGCCGGGCCGGGGGCGGAGGCCACGGCCCATGGTTGCCCTTCCGGCCGCCACGAGGGGCGGGCAGGCGGCGACCAAGGAGGAGAAGAGCCTCGCCGACTTCATCTTCGGCGCCATCTTCAAGAAGGACCAGCTCGTGGAGACGGACCCGCTCCTCAACAAGGTCGATGGCGCGCCGTCCGCCGGAACCACCGTCTCCTCGCGTGCCAAGGCCCGGGGCGGCACCACGGCCGGCGCCAGGAAGGCCGCTGGTGACGACGacggaggcagcggcggcgggttCAACTTGGGCGGGCTGTTCGCCAAGAAAGGCTGA
- the LOC133915096 gene encoding anthranilate synthase alpha subunit 1, chloroplastic, producing MAASLALSLRLAPAPAPRLRRRCRGGVLACRATATFHQLDAVTVREEESEFKKAAAEGCNLLPLKRCIFSDHLTPVLAYRCLVKEDDREAPSFLFESVEQGSEGNNVGRYSVIGAQPAMEIVAKANHVTVMDHEMKSRREHFVPDPMKIPRSIMEQWNPQITDGLPDAFCGGWVGFFSYDTVRYVETKKLPFTKAPHDDRNLPDIHLGLYNDVIVFDHVEKKTHVIHWVRVDCYRSVDEAYEDGTDRLETLLSRLHCLNVPTLSSGSVKLNVGHFGSALQNSSMSSEDYKDAVIQAKEHILAGDIFQVVLSQRFERRTFADPFEVYRALRIVNPSPYMAYLQARGCILVASSPEILTRVEKRTIVNRPLAGTIRRGKTKAEDKVLEQLLLSDEKQCAEHIMLVDLGRNDVGKVAKPGSVKVEKLMNIERYSHVMHISSTVTGELRDDLTSWDALRAALPVGTVSGAPKVRAMELIDQMEAKMRGPYSGGFGGISFRGDMDIALALRTIIFPTGSRFDTMYSYTDRNARQEWVAHLQAGAGIVADSKPDDEHQECLNKAAGLARAIDLAESTFIDE from the exons ATGGCCGCCAGCCTCGCGTTGTCACTGCGCctagcgccggcgccggcgcctagactccgccgccgctgccgcggaGGGGTTCTCGCCTGCCGCGCCACCGCCACGTTCCACCAGCTTGATGCCGTCA CGGTGAGGGAGGAAGAGTCCGAGTTcaagaaggcggcggcggaggggtgcAACCTGCTGCCGCTCAAGAGATGCATCTTCTCCGATCACCTGACGCCGGTGCTCGCGTACCGGTGCCTCGTCAAGGAGGACGACCGCGAGGCGCCTAGCTTCCTGTTCGAGTCCGTCGAGCAGGGATCCGAGGGCAACAATGTG GGGAGGTACAGCGTGATCGGGGCCCAGCCCGCCATGGAGATCGTGGCCAAGGCCAACCACGTGACCGTGATGGACCATGAGATGAAGTCGAGGAGGGAGCATTTCGTGCCTGATCCGATGAAGATCCCCAGGAGCATTATGGAGCAGTGGAACCCGCAGATTACCGATGGCCTCCCTGATGCATTTTGTG GAGGATGGGTTGGattcttctcatatgatacAGTGCGTTATGTTGAAACAAAGAAGCTTCCTTTTACTAAGGCACCACATGATGATAGGAACCTTCCTGACATCCATTTAGGCCTCTACAATGACGTAATTGTATTTGATCATGTTGAAAAG AAAACACATGTTATTCATTGGGTGAGGGTGGACTGTTATCGTTCTGTTGATGAAGCATATGAAGATGGAACAGATCGGCTAGAAACTTTGTTATCAAGATTACATTGTCTTAATGT ACCAACACTTTCTTCTGGTTCTGTTAAACTTAATGTTGGTCACTTTGGCTCAGCATTACAAAATTCATCAATGTCAAGTGAGGACTATAAGGACGCTGTCATTCAAGCAAAAGAACACATTCTGGCTGGTGACATCTTTCAAGTAGTCCTAAGCCAGCGTTTTGAGAGGCGAACATTTGCTGACCCCTTTGAGGTGTACCGTGCATTACGCATTGTAAATCCTAGTCCATATATGGCCTATCTACAG GCACGAGGTTGTATTCTCGTGGCATCAAGTCCCGAAATTCTTACTCGGGTGGAAAAG AGGACAATTGTCAACCGGCCACTTGCTGGAACTATAAGAAGAGGGAAAACGAAAGCAGAGGACAAGGTTTTAGAACAGCTGCTTTTGAGTGATGAAAAGCAGTGTGCTGAACATattatgttagtagatcttGGGCGAAATGATGTCGGAAAG GTGGCCAAACCTGGTTCAGTTAAGGTGGAGAAACTTATGAATATTGAACGATATTCACATGTGATGCACATCAGCTCAACG GTTACCGGGGAGCTACGTGATGATCTTACCAGTTGGGATGCGCTGCGGGCAGCATTGCCTGTTGGGACAGTTAGTGGTGCTCCAAAG GTGAGAGCAATGGAGCTGATTGACCAGATGGAAGCGAAGATGCGTGGGCCGTACAGTGGTGGCTTTGGAGGGATTTCCTTCCGCGGTGACATGGACATTGCACTCGCTCTTCGTACTATCATCTTCCCCACCGGATCTCGGTTCGACACCATGTACTCCTACACAGACAGAAACGCACGCCAGGAGTGGGTGGCTCACCTCCAGGCCGGAGCTGGGATAGTGGCTGACAGCAAACCGGATGACGAGCACCAGGAGTGCCTGAACAAGGCTGCCGGCCTTGCTCGTGCCATTGATCTTGCCGAATCTACATTTATAGATGAGTAG
- the LOC133915100 gene encoding GDP-mannose transporter GONST1-like isoform X5: MASSGVAGAVTMSVEFRSECDDIEEAKSPNNTSVAAVAVKNADASVYKIIHGYLKQKNTSIIRVATNVARKAASNKLSRKTSDVFDSLLQQQQSKWGNKTGPLLSGISYCIASCSMILLNKVVLSSYNFSAGISLMLYQNLISVVILLALELFRVISTEKLTWKLIKVWIPVNLIFIGMLVSGMYSLRYINVAMVTILKNMTNIITAIGEVYIFKKGQNKKVWAALCLMIVSAVCGGITDISFHLVGYTWQILNCFLTAGYSLTLRRLMDTAKQSTKSGSLNEVSMVLLNNAISIPFALILIVVFNEWEYVYQAEVIREPMFWVVATASGLLGLAISFSSVWFLHQTGPTTYSLVGSLNKIPISVAGILLFNVPVSVENFFSVVFGEHLFHLCFHVILTYA, encoded by the exons ATGGCTTCTTCTGGCGTTGCAGGTGCGGTGACCATGTCAGTGGAGTTCAGGTCCGAGTGCGATGACATCGAGGAGGCCAAGTCCCCCAACAACACAagcgtcgccgccgtcgccgtcaagAACGCCGACGCGTCGGTCTACAAGATCATCCACGGCTACCTGAAGCAGAAGAACACCTCCATCATCAGAGTCGCCACCAATGTTGCCAGGAAAGCGGCTTCGAACAA ATTATCGAGGAAGACCTCTGATGTTTTCGACAGCTTacttcagcagcagcagagcaagTGGGGAAATAAAACTGGGCCTTTACTCTCGGGGATTTCTTACTGCATTGCTTCCTGCAGCATGATATTGCTCAACAAGGTTGTTCTCTCCAGCTACAATTTCAGTGCCGGCATATCACTGATGTTATATCAG AACCTTATATCTGTGGTCATTCTTCTGGCACTTGAGCTCTTCCGTGTAATTTCAACGGAAAAactcacatggaagttgattaAAGTCTGGATTCCGGTGAATCTTATTTTCATCGGGATGCTTGTGTCTGGAATGTACAG TTTGAGGTACATAAATGTTGCAATGGTGACGATATTAAAGAATATGACAAATATTATAACAGCCATAGGGGAGGTATACATTTTCAAGAAGGGTCAGAATAAAAAAGTTTGGGCTGCATTGTGTCTGATG ATTGTATCAGCTGTATGTGGGGGGATTACAGATATCTCTTTCCATCTAGTTGGTTACACGTGGCAAATTTTAAATTGCTTTCTAACAGCAGGCTACTCG CTTACACTGAGGCGCCTGATGGATACAGCTAAACAATCAACAAAATCCGGTTCCCTCAATGAAGTTTCTATGGTGTTACTTAACAATGCAATCTCAATTCCCTTCGCACTCATTTTGATTGTTGTCTTCAATGAGTGGGAATATGTTTATCAAGC TGAAGTTATTAGAGAGCCTATGTTCTGGGTTGTTGCAACAGCTAGTGGTTTGCTAGGCCTAGCGATCAGCTTCTCATCAGTGTGGTTTTTACATCAGACTGGTCCAACAACTTACAG CCTTGTTGGCTCTCTAAACAAGATACCGATTTCGGTTGCTGGTATCTTGCTATTCAACGTCCCCGTGAGTGTGGAAAACTTTTTCAGCGTAGTTTTCGGTGAGCATTTGTTTCATCTCTGCTTCCATGTTATCCTAACGTATGCATGA
- the LOC133915100 gene encoding GDP-mannose transporter GONST1-like isoform X4, with protein sequence MASSGVAGAVTMSVEFRSECDDIEEAKSPNNTSVAAVAVKNADASVYKIIHGYLKQKNTSIIRVATNVARKAASNKYTTNLTHRSVISLFVLDSWGKRKMNRLLCVLSRLSRKTSDVFDSLLQQQQSKWGNKTGPLLSGISYCIASCSMILLNKVVLSSYNFSAGISLMLYQNLISVVILLALELFRVISTEKLTWKLIKVWIPVNLIFIGMLVSGMYSLRYINVAMVTILKNMTNIITAIGEVYIFKKGQNKKVWAALCLMIVSAVCGGITDISFHLVGYTWQILNCFLTAGYSLTLRRLMDTAKQSTKSGSLNEVSMVLLNNAISIPFALILIVVFNEWEYVYQAEVIREPMFWVVATASGLLGLAISFSSVWFLHQTGPTTYRSFCWDILCEGKNVIVCSIPVWV encoded by the exons ATGGCTTCTTCTGGCGTTGCAGGTGCGGTGACCATGTCAGTGGAGTTCAGGTCCGAGTGCGATGACATCGAGGAGGCCAAGTCCCCCAACAACACAagcgtcgccgccgtcgccgtcaagAACGCCGACGCGTCGGTCTACAAGATCATCCACGGCTACCTGAAGCAGAAGAACACCTCCATCATCAGAGTCGCCACCAATGTTGCCAGGAAAGCGGCTTCGAACAAGTATACTACTAATTTAACACACCGCTCAGTAATCAGTTTGTTTGTGCTAGATTCATGGGGGAAGAGAAAAATGAACCGATTGCTTTGCGTGCTGTCCAGATTATCGAGGAAGACCTCTGATGTTTTCGACAGCTTacttcagcagcagcagagcaagTGGGGAAATAAAACTGGGCCTTTACTCTCGGGGATTTCTTACTGCATTGCTTCCTGCAGCATGATATTGCTCAACAAGGTTGTTCTCTCCAGCTACAATTTCAGTGCCGGCATATCACTGATGTTATATCAG AACCTTATATCTGTGGTCATTCTTCTGGCACTTGAGCTCTTCCGTGTAATTTCAACGGAAAAactcacatggaagttgattaAAGTCTGGATTCCGGTGAATCTTATTTTCATCGGGATGCTTGTGTCTGGAATGTACAG TTTGAGGTACATAAATGTTGCAATGGTGACGATATTAAAGAATATGACAAATATTATAACAGCCATAGGGGAGGTATACATTTTCAAGAAGGGTCAGAATAAAAAAGTTTGGGCTGCATTGTGTCTGATG ATTGTATCAGCTGTATGTGGGGGGATTACAGATATCTCTTTCCATCTAGTTGGTTACACGTGGCAAATTTTAAATTGCTTTCTAACAGCAGGCTACTCG CTTACACTGAGGCGCCTGATGGATACAGCTAAACAATCAACAAAATCCGGTTCCCTCAATGAAGTTTCTATGGTGTTACTTAACAATGCAATCTCAATTCCCTTCGCACTCATTTTGATTGTTGTCTTCAATGAGTGGGAATATGTTTATCAAGC TGAAGTTATTAGAGAGCCTATGTTCTGGGTTGTTGCAACAGCTAGTGGTTTGCTAGGCCTAGCGATCAGCTTCTCATCAGTGTGGTTTTTACATCAGACTGGTCCAACAACTTACAG GTCTTTTTGCTGGGATATTCTTTGCGAAGGCAAAAATGTCATAGTGTGCTCTATCCCCGTGTGGGTGTAA